The proteins below are encoded in one region of Nilaparvata lugens isolate BPH chromosome X, ASM1435652v1, whole genome shotgun sequence:
- the LOC120354661 gene encoding uncharacterized protein LOC120354661, translated as MYLNIKIDCKKINLILLEDKHFIYIRNLSSLTLANAASSYIPTPKKLANKKSTINIKNEDQKSFLWSVLSFFNEDQKHNRVTDLQKYSHLVNVRDLEFPVKIEKIPKFESFNEDICINVLSYEDEKDIIYPIFTSKNRGRKHTITLLFLKKQHYILVKNLSRLLSDQTEHHGKVEICPYCLHIFTKTNALANLEKHLELGSLNKCQRVRMPQEGEILKFSNYSYTLKVPYIIYADFECMIIDNIHKPCGYGYLIIDEEGEVYYGPKIVRANSLEESEKLIDNFIDELETHSVILKKKLQTIIDMNFTTEDEKTFTTKILLFMYKTHRFH; from the exons ATGTATCTAAATATCAAAATAGattgcaaaaaaataaatttaatcttgctagaggataaacatttcatttatataaggAATCTTTCAAGCCTAACTCTTGCAAATGCAGCTAGTTCATACATTCCAACCCCCAAAAAACTTGCTAATAAGAAATCaactattaatataaaaaatgaggaTCAGAAATCATTCTTATGGTCAGTACTATCATTCTTCAATGAAGATCAAAAACA CAATAGAGTAACAGACCTACAAAAATACTCACATCTAGTTAATGTTAGGGATTTGGAATTCCctgtaaaaatagaaaaaattccaaaatttgagAGTTTCAATGAAGATATTTGTATTAATGTGTTGAGTTATGAGGATGAGAAGGATATTATATATCCCATATTTACATCTAAGAATAGGGGAAGGAAGCATACAATAACTCTTCTTTTCCTAAAAAAACAACATTATATTCTAGTGAAGAATTTATCAAGATTGTTGTCTGATCAAACAGAACATCATGGAAAAGTGGAGATATGTCCCTATTGTTTACATATATTCACAAAGACAAATGCTCTTGCTAATTTAGAAAAACATCTAGAATTAGGTTCATTGAATAAATGTCAAAGAGTTAGAATGCCACAAGAGGGGGAGATATTGAAATTCTCGAATTATAGTTACACTCTCAAAGTTCCATACATTATATATGCAGATTTTGAATGtatgattattgataatattcacaAACCTTGTGGTTATGGTTATTTGATAATAGATGAAGAGGGGGAGGTATATTATGGTCCAAAAATTGTTAGGGCCAATAGCTTGGAGGAATctgagaaattgattgataatttcataGATGAATTAGAAACACATAgtgttatattgaaaaagaaattgcaaactattattgatatgaatttcACTACAGAAGATGAAAAGACATTTACAACAAAAATCTTGTTGTTTATGTACAAAACCCATAGATTTCATTGA